A genomic region of Catalinimonas niigatensis contains the following coding sequences:
- a CDS encoding BON domain-containing protein: MKTDHELQQDVMAGIKWRFPVSHSDIGVSVKDGIVTLSGFTDSYFIKREAERITEKIVGVKAIVEKLEVKLPGSSSHTDADIAKAASNALRWNVNVPDDKIKIIVNQAWITLEGEVDWSFQKIDAEDAVENLTGVKGVTNSIVVKPTIKSSNVSEHIKNAFRRYAQMDAEKITVEVEGSKAIFRGKVRSYAEKKDAERGAWLTPGIVKVENHLEIFYEPILN; encoded by the coding sequence ATGAAAACTGATCATGAACTTCAGCAGGATGTGATGGCTGGAATCAAATGGAGATTTCCTGTCTCACATTCGGATATCGGTGTGAGTGTCAAAGATGGGATCGTTACCCTATCAGGTTTTACGGACTCTTACTTCATCAAAAGAGAAGCAGAGAGAATCACAGAAAAGATTGTAGGGGTAAAAGCTATTGTGGAGAAGTTAGAAGTCAAACTTCCTGGTAGCAGCTCTCATACCGATGCAGATATCGCCAAAGCCGCCAGTAATGCCTTACGTTGGAATGTCAATGTACCTGATGATAAGATTAAAATTATTGTCAATCAGGCATGGATTACCTTAGAAGGTGAAGTGGATTGGTCTTTTCAGAAAATAGATGCTGAAGATGCTGTGGAAAATCTTACTGGGGTGAAAGGTGTGACTAATTCTATTGTGGTCAAACCCACAATCAAATCCTCTAATGTATCTGAGCACATCAAGAATGCTTTCAGACGTTATGCTCAGATGGATGCGGAAAAAATCACAGTGGAAGTAGAGGGAAGCAAAGCTATCTTCCGAGGAAAAGTCCGTTCCTATGCCGAAAAGAAAGATGCTGAAAGAGGGGCCTGGCTCACTCCTGGTATCGTTAAAGTAGAAAACCATCTGGAGATTTTTTATGAACCTATCCTAAATTGA
- a CDS encoding TylF/MycF/NovP-related O-methyltransferase, which produces MPASIKKKINKYRKNRREFVVVEEISRAFTKGVSLLKKELGASAIGDYLEFGVHKGTSLSCMYQVLKEQQSNHVRLFGFDSFEGLPETAAYDDEGAWRPGEFKYPYKATRKYLDEKGIEWDKTILVKGWFSDTLNEQLIEQYAIQKVSLIMIDCDMYLSAKEALNFCAPLIKDKAVVYFDDWASRDNLAERNLGEKRAFNEFLEDNPHLTAKEIDRYIDIGGKINGAVFLVSTV; this is translated from the coding sequence ATGCCTGCTAGCATTAAGAAAAAAATTAACAAGTATAGAAAAAACAGGAGAGAGTTTGTGGTAGTAGAGGAAATATCCAGAGCTTTCACTAAGGGTGTTTCCCTGTTAAAGAAAGAGCTTGGAGCATCAGCCATAGGAGATTATCTGGAATTTGGAGTGCACAAAGGCACTTCCTTAAGCTGCATGTATCAAGTGCTAAAAGAACAGCAATCTAATCATGTTCGCCTTTTCGGTTTTGATTCTTTTGAAGGTTTGCCTGAGACGGCAGCTTATGATGATGAGGGAGCATGGCGTCCGGGAGAATTCAAGTATCCTTACAAAGCCACACGAAAATATCTGGACGAAAAAGGAATAGAGTGGGATAAAACCATTTTAGTGAAAGGCTGGTTTTCTGATACGCTAAATGAGCAACTCATAGAGCAATATGCTATCCAAAAGGTCAGCCTGATCATGATAGATTGTGATATGTATTTATCAGCCAAAGAGGCATTGAACTTTTGTGCACCATTAATCAAAGACAAGGCTGTTGTTTACTTTGATGATTGGGCATCCAGAGATAATTTAGCGGAAAGAAATTTAGGTGAAAAACGTGCCTTTAATGAGTTTCTTGAAGATAATCCACACCTGACAGCCAAAGAAATTGATAGATATATAGATATTGGTGGGAAAATCAATGGAGCTGTATTTTTGGTTTCTACAGTTTAG